A region of Lacinutrix sp. Hel_I_90 DNA encodes the following proteins:
- a CDS encoding OsmC family protein, translated as MSHKVTTVWKEKLVFESDNPSGYPFNLGQSEEIKDPYKPLRPKAVMLSSLAACSGLDIVSLAEKMRITFDDFKIEVEGQLTEEHPKTYHTVSVDYHFYGSDLDEIKINKAITLSVEKYCGVMEMFRQFATLKINTHFHNNSDMA; from the coding sequence ATGTCACATAAAGTCACAACAGTTTGGAAAGAAAAACTGGTTTTCGAAAGTGATAACCCAAGTGGTTATCCATTTAATTTGGGTCAGTCGGAAGAAATTAAGGACCCTTACAAGCCATTAAGACCTAAAGCCGTAATGTTATCTTCTTTAGCGGCCTGCTCGGGTTTAGATATCGTCTCTTTGGCTGAAAAAATGAGAATTACATTTGATGATTTTAAAATTGAAGTTGAAGGTCAACTTACTGAAGAGCATCCAAAAACATACCATACTGTTTCTGTGGATTATCATTTCTATGGCAGTGATTTAGATGAAATCAAAATTAATAAAGCGATTACCCTTTCGGTTGAAAAATATTGCGGCGTCATGGAAATGTTTCGCCAGTTTGCAACACTGAAAATAAATACACATTTTCATAATAATAGTGATATGGCGTAA
- a CDS encoding UDP-2,3-diacylglucosamine diphosphatase, translating to MQIPKGKKIYFASDNHLGAPTKEQSFPREQKFVAWLDMVKEDAAAIFLLGDLFDFWAEYKTVVPKGFTRTLGKLAEISDSGIPIYYFVGNHDLWMNGYFEEELNIPVYHKPQEYTFNDKTFFIGHGDGLGPGDKGYKRMKKVFTNPVAKWFFRWLHPDLGVRLAQYLSVKNKLISGDDDITFLGEDNEWLVQYCKLKLKDKHRDFFVFGHRHLPLDIALNEHARYVNLGDWISYYTYGVFDGEHLELKEF from the coding sequence ATGCAAATTCCAAAAGGAAAGAAAATATATTTCGCTTCAGATAATCATTTAGGAGCTCCAACAAAAGAACAATCGTTTCCGCGTGAACAAAAATTTGTTGCTTGGTTAGATATGGTAAAGGAAGATGCTGCAGCTATTTTTCTATTAGGTGACTTATTTGATTTTTGGGCAGAATACAAAACAGTGGTGCCAAAAGGCTTCACGAGAACCTTAGGTAAACTTGCAGAAATAAGTGATTCTGGAATCCCAATCTATTATTTTGTAGGAAACCATGATTTATGGATGAATGGTTATTTTGAGGAGGAATTAAACATTCCCGTTTACCATAAACCACAAGAATACACCTTCAATGATAAAACCTTTTTTATTGGTCACGGTGATGGCTTAGGGCCCGGCGATAAAGGGTATAAGCGCATGAAAAAGGTGTTTACAAACCCCGTTGCTAAATGGTTTTTTCGTTGGTTACATCCAGACTTAGGCGTGCGTTTAGCGCAATATCTTTCAGTAAAGAATAAGCTCATTTCTGGTGATGACGATATTACATTTTTAGGTGAAGACAACGAGTGGTTGGTACAATATTGCAAACTAAAACTGAAAGACAAACACAGAGACTTTTTTGTTTTCGGTCACAGACATTTACCTCTAGACATTGCATTAAACGAGCACGCCCGATATGTGAATTTGGGTGATTGGATTTCCTACTATACCTATGGTGTTTTTGATGGTGAGCATCTGGAATTAAAAGAATTCTAA
- a CDS encoding 6-carboxytetrahydropterin synthase has translation MGNIRITKLFSFETGHALYGYDGKCKNVHGHSYKLSVTVFGQPIKDNTHVKFGMVIDFTDLKKIVKEEIVDVFDHATVFNKNTPHVELAKELQDRGHNVLLVDYQPTSEMMVIDFAEKIKMRLPKSIELHSLKLQETESSYAEWYASEN, from the coding sequence ATGGGAAACATTCGAATTACCAAGCTATTTTCATTCGAAACAGGTCATGCACTATATGGCTATGATGGTAAGTGTAAAAATGTTCATGGCCACAGTTATAAATTATCGGTCACTGTTTTTGGGCAACCTATTAAGGATAATACCCATGTGAAATTTGGGATGGTTATTGATTTTACCGATCTTAAAAAAATAGTAAAAGAAGAGATTGTTGATGTGTTCGATCACGCGACTGTATTTAATAAAAACACCCCTCATGTAGAACTTGCGAAAGAGCTTCAAGATAGAGGGCACAATGTTTTATTGGTCGATTATCAACCCACCAGCGAAATGATGGTTATCGATTTTGCTGAAAAAATCAAGATGCGGTTACCTAAAAGTATTGAACTACACTCCCTTAAATTACAAGAGACAGAAAGCTCGTATGCCGAGTGGTACGCTAGTGAAAACTAA
- the recJ gene encoding single-stranded-DNA-specific exonuclease RecJ codes for MRWTLKPKPNLEKVKRLQQALQIEEAVASLLVQRGIETYQEAKLFFRPSLDDLHDPFLMKDMEKAVERIEKAFENNENILVYGDYDVDGTTAVSLLSSYLLSDYSNVATYIPDRYDEGYGISYKGIDFAEDNGFSLIIALDCGIKAIDKVAYAAEKNIDFIICDHHRPGKQIPNAIAVLDPKQEDCNYPFDELCGCGVGFKLIQALASKKGQTIADLVPYLDLVATAIGADIVPITGENRVLAYFGLQVINNKPRAGFKAIINQIKKDTLTITDVVFIIAPRINAAGRMKHGQYAVNLLTETHLETAENYAKEIEDFNTDRRETDKKITIEALEHIKIQKEQDRFTTVVYNENWHKGVIGIVASRLIETYYRPTLVFTKSGDKLAASARSVKGFDVYNALEACAEHIEQFGGHKYAAGLTLKEENYEAFKQKFEAVVEATIDKRLLTPEIAIDTQIELNTITPKFYRILSQFAPCGPGNMSPVFMSDNLMDTGYGKCVGEDETHLRITVKQPNSDKIVCIGFGLGERLSLIEGHKTFKAAYSIDENEWQGQVSLQLKLRDIKE; via the coding sequence ATGCGCTGGACTCTTAAGCCAAAACCAAATCTTGAAAAAGTAAAACGTTTACAGCAAGCCCTTCAAATAGAAGAAGCGGTTGCTAGTCTTTTGGTTCAGAGAGGTATTGAAACTTATCAGGAAGCGAAGTTGTTTTTTAGACCCAGCCTAGACGATTTGCATGATCCATTTTTAATGAAAGATATGGAAAAGGCAGTTGAACGCATCGAAAAAGCCTTTGAAAACAACGAAAACATATTGGTTTATGGTGATTATGATGTTGACGGAACTACCGCAGTCTCTCTGTTATCTAGTTATTTATTAAGTGACTATTCTAATGTGGCAACCTACATTCCAGACCGTTATGATGAAGGCTATGGTATTTCATATAAGGGGATTGATTTTGCTGAAGACAATGGATTTTCACTCATTATTGCTCTCGATTGCGGTATTAAAGCCATAGATAAAGTCGCTTACGCAGCAGAGAAAAACATAGATTTCATTATTTGTGATCACCACAGACCAGGAAAACAAATACCAAATGCAATCGCCGTTTTAGATCCAAAACAGGAGGATTGTAATTACCCTTTTGATGAGTTATGCGGCTGTGGAGTTGGTTTTAAACTAATCCAAGCGCTTGCTTCAAAAAAAGGGCAAACCATAGCAGATTTAGTGCCTTATTTAGATTTGGTCGCCACAGCAATAGGAGCAGATATTGTACCAATTACAGGAGAAAATAGAGTCCTGGCTTATTTTGGCTTACAAGTGATTAATAATAAACCACGAGCAGGTTTCAAAGCCATCATTAATCAGATTAAAAAAGACACACTAACCATTACAGACGTTGTTTTTATTATTGCACCAAGAATTAATGCTGCAGGACGCATGAAACACGGGCAATATGCGGTGAATTTATTAACAGAAACGCACCTAGAAACGGCTGAAAATTACGCTAAAGAAATTGAAGATTTCAATACAGACCGTCGTGAAACAGACAAAAAAATCACGATTGAAGCATTGGAACACATTAAAATTCAAAAAGAACAAGACCGCTTTACCACCGTTGTTTATAACGAAAACTGGCACAAAGGTGTGATTGGTATTGTGGCTTCCCGGCTTATTGAAACCTATTACCGCCCAACACTAGTATTTACAAAAAGTGGCGATAAACTAGCGGCTTCGGCGCGTTCTGTTAAAGGCTTCGATGTATATAATGCTTTAGAAGCCTGTGCAGAACATATTGAACAATTTGGCGGTCATAAATATGCTGCCGGACTCACGTTGAAAGAAGAAAATTACGAGGCTTTCAAACAAAAATTTGAAGCAGTTGTAGAAGCCACCATAGATAAAAGATTACTAACGCCAGAAATTGCAATAGATACTCAAATAGAACTTAACACAATCACGCCTAAATTCTATAGAATTTTAAGCCAGTTTGCACCTTGTGGCCCAGGAAATATGTCTCCTGTATTTATGAGTGATAATCTTATGGATACGGGCTACGGTAAATGTGTTGGTGAAGATGAAACACATTTACGTATTACAGTAAAGCAGCCTAATAGTGATAAAATAGTATGTATTGGCTTTGGCTTGGGTGAAAGGCTAAGCCTTATTGAAGGACATAAAACGTTTAAAGCGGCGTACTCCATAGATGAAAATGAATGGCAAGGGCAGGTGTCTTTGCAATTGAAGTTGCGAGATATAAAAGAATAA
- a CDS encoding MFS transporter, translating to MQKNDPYAALRFKEFNTFLLMRFLLVFGWSMQFIVIEWQVYSITKNPLSLGIIGLMEFFPAFFMALFAGHIVDQKEKRNLLILCIAAFSIISLGLFLLTSPSVTQEWSTNSVLYSIYALVFFGGFLRSFFGPILFSLVALIVPRKVFPNAATWSSSTWQMASIIGIGFAGFSISWFGVHWSLCIVFGLVMLSLITVTQISKKPILNTKINEPILKSLSEGIRFVFKTKAILGALTLDMISVLFGGAVMLLPIFAQDILKVGSEGFGVLRAAPSVGAIITMVATAYIPISKNAGMKLLAAIFGFGVCIIVFGLSSVFWISVVALFFSGVTDGVSMVIRQTILQLKTPDHMRGRVASVNSMFVGSSNELGAFESGVTAKLMGTVTAVVFGGTMTLLTVITTGIVLPSFRKLDLTKDFEENETN from the coding sequence TTGCAAAAAAACGATCCATACGCAGCATTGCGCTTTAAAGAGTTCAACACCTTTTTATTAATGCGTTTTTTACTAGTTTTTGGCTGGTCTATGCAGTTTATCGTTATAGAATGGCAAGTGTATTCTATCACTAAAAACCCGTTATCGCTTGGTATTATAGGTTTAATGGAGTTTTTCCCTGCTTTTTTTATGGCCTTATTTGCTGGACATATTGTAGACCAAAAAGAAAAACGAAACTTACTCATACTTTGTATTGCTGCATTTTCAATAATTAGTTTAGGGTTGTTTTTATTAACGAGCCCAAGTGTTACTCAAGAGTGGTCCACTAATTCTGTGTTATATTCTATCTATGCTTTAGTCTTTTTTGGTGGCTTTTTGCGTTCCTTTTTTGGACCGATCTTGTTTTCTTTAGTCGCTTTAATTGTACCAAGAAAAGTATTTCCAAACGCTGCAACCTGGAGCAGTAGTACTTGGCAAATGGCTTCAATTATAGGTATTGGTTTTGCTGGTTTCTCTATAAGTTGGTTTGGTGTGCATTGGTCTTTGTGTATTGTTTTTGGTTTAGTGATGCTATCATTAATCACAGTGACGCAGATTTCAAAAAAACCAATATTAAACACAAAAATTAATGAACCTATATTAAAAAGTTTAAGTGAAGGTATTCGTTTCGTCTTTAAAACCAAAGCTATTTTAGGAGCCTTGACTTTAGACATGATATCCGTTTTATTTGGTGGAGCTGTTATGCTTTTACCCATTTTTGCTCAGGATATTTTAAAAGTAGGTAGTGAAGGTTTTGGTGTGTTAAGAGCCGCTCCTTCTGTTGGTGCGATTATAACTATGGTCGCCACAGCCTACATTCCTATAAGTAAAAATGCGGGTATGAAATTACTAGCTGCCATTTTTGGATTTGGTGTTTGTATTATCGTCTTTGGCTTGTCTTCTGTCTTTTGGATTTCGGTAGTAGCCTTGTTTTTTAGTGGTGTTACAGATGGTGTTTCCATGGTGATTCGTCAAACCATTCTTCAGCTTAAAACACCAGACCATATGCGTGGTCGTGTGGCGTCAGTAAATTCTATGTTTGTTGGTTCATCAAATGAATTAGGGGCTTTTGAAAGTGGAGTAACAGCAAAATTAATGGGTACTGTTACGGCTGTTGTTTTTGGTGGCACCATGACTTTACTTACTGTAATAACCACGGGAATTGTATTACCCTCTTTTAGAAAACTAGACTTGACGAAAGATTTTGAAGAGAATGAAACTAATTAA